In the Nerophis ophidion isolate RoL-2023_Sa linkage group LG01, RoL_Noph_v1.0, whole genome shotgun sequence genome, one interval contains:
- the LOC133567190 gene encoding LOW QUALITY PROTEIN: protein-L-isoaspartate O-methyltransferase domain-containing protein 2-like (The sequence of the model RefSeq protein was modified relative to this genomic sequence to represent the inferred CDS: inserted 2 bases in 1 codon), which yields MGGAVSAGEDNDDLIDNLKEAYYIRSDLVERAFRAIDRADYYLDEYRENAYKDMAWRHGNIHLSAPCIYSEVMEALDLRPRLSFLNLGSGTGYLSTMVGLILGPFGVNHGVELHADVIDYAYQKLHSFITTSDTFDKFEFCEPSFVLGNCLEIPPESRQYDRVYCGAGVQKDHEDYMKNLIKVGGVLVMPLEEKLTKISRTGPNSWETNKIISVSFAPLVLPKRNMDARTKAVPLPKYEVRTLQELARFSIRHTLRARANXCGSSFSVGRGLAVAGLHKYGPRFKRRRVHRRRCNTLVLATRQTLGAVGPAPLDGNNNQGGRTEDEEDARRERRGARRTNARPRGAAAEEETETEEEREMGELLRVQPLVNVLRQKILCLPLPEPLKKFLLFYRNK from the exons ATGGGCGGAGCTGTGAGTGCCGGGGAGGACAACGACGACTTGATTGACAACCTGAAAGAGGCTTACTACATCCGCTCAGACCTGGTAGAGCGGGCTTTCCGCGCCATTGACCGCGCCGACTACTACCTGGACGAGTACAGGGAGAACGCCTACAAGGACATGGCATGGCGACATGGAAACATTCACCTGTCAGCTCCATGCATCTACTCCGAAGTCATGGAGGCTTTGGACCTCCGCCCTCGGCTCTCCTTCCTCAACCTGGGCAGTGGGACCGGCTACCTCAGCACCATGGTGGGCCTCATCCTGGGACCGTTCGGAGTGAACCACGGAGTGGAATTACACGCTGACGTCATCGACTACGCCTACCAGAAGCTGCACTCCTTCATCACGACCAGCGACACCTTTGACAAGTTTGAGTTCTGCGAGCCATCCTTCGTGTTGGGCAACTGCCTGGAGATCCCCCCGGAGAGCCGTCAGTACGACCGGGTGTACTGCGGGGCGGGCGTGCAGAAGGACCACGAGGACTACATGAAGAACCTGATCAAGGTGGGCGGCGTCCTGGTCATGCCTCTGGAGGAAAAGCTGACCAAGATCAGTCGCACGGGACCCAACAGCTGGGAGACCAACAAGATCATCTCCGTGTCCTTCGCTCCGCTGGTGCTGCCCAAACGCAACATGGACGCCAGAACCAAAGCTGTTCCTCTACCAAAGTACGAGGTGCGGACGCTGCAGGAGCTGGCTCGCTTCTCCATCCGCCACACGCTGCGAGCGAGGGCCAA GTGCGGCTCCTCCTTCAGCGTGGGCCGAGGCCTGGCGGTGGCCGGCCTGCACAAGTACGGCCCTCGCTTCAAGCGCCGCCGCGTCCACCGTCGCCGCTGCAACACCCTGGTCTTGGCCACGCGGCAGACGCTCGGCGCCGTCGGCCCCGCCCCTCTGGACGGCAACAACAACCAGGGCGGCAGGACGGAGGACGAGGAGGACGCCCGGAGGGAGAGGAGGGGCGCCAGGAGGACCAACGCCAGGCCCCGAGGAGCGGCGGCGGAGGAGGAGACGGAGACGGAGGAAGAGAGAGAGATGGGCGAGCTGCTGCGCGTGCAGCCGCTGGTCAACGTGCTGAGGCAGAAGATTCTCTGCTTGCCGCTGCCAGAACCGCTCAAGAAGTTCCTCCTCTTCTACAGGAACAAGTGA